The window CCCGTGGCACGGCCGCCGATCACCACCGGACGGACCCGGCCGCCGAGGGCCGGCTGATCCCGCGGAACGTCACCTGGGCCGGGCACTACGGCCGGACGGTCCACCTGCGCCACGACGGCGTGTTCGAGGGCCGCACCTCCACCGGCGCGTTCCGCGTGCCGTACCAGATCACCGCGCCCTCGGAAGCCGGGCGGGGCAACGGGACGGTCCTGGTCGAGCCGTCGCACTTCTCCATCGGGCTCGGCGCCCGCGACGTCTACCTGCGGCCGCGTCTGCTCTTCAGCCGCGGTTTCGCCCACGCCGGGATCGGCTGGAGCACCGCCGACTTCGGCCCCGGGCAGAACCTGCGCGTCCTCGACCCCCGGGCCCCCGGCGTCTTCGTCCGAGGCGGCACGGCCGAGGGCGGCGGCCGTACCGATCCCGAGATCGTCACCGAGTTCGCCCGCGCGCTGTCCCGCGACCCGGTCGCCCGCCGGATCCTCGGGGAGGCCGCCAGGAAGTACGTCACCGGCTTCTCCGACTCCTCCGTCCCCGTGCTGGACCTCGTCACGTCGGGACGGGCGCGGGGCGTGTTCGACCTGGCGCTGCCGTTCACCACCGAGGGGGCGGACCCGCAGCCCGCCCTGCTGGCCGGGCGCTACGACGGCAGGCTCGTCATCCTCAACTCCGAGGCCGAGGACTCCGCCACCCTCGCCGACCGCGGCGTCGTCCCCGACCGCTACCGCGTCTACGCGGTCGCCGGCAGCCCGCACGTGCCCGACCACCTGGACATC is drawn from Nonomuraea muscovyensis and contains these coding sequences:
- a CDS encoding alpha/beta hydrolase domain-containing protein produces the protein MLIRSRLRRSLVLAVVLAAALPAGAARGTAADHHRTDPAAEGRLIPRNVTWAGHYGRTVHLRHDGVFEGRTSTGAFRVPYQITAPSEAGRGNGTVLVEPSHFSIGLGARDVYLRPRLLFSRGFAHAGIGWSTADFGPGQNLRVLDPRAPGVFVRGGTAEGGGRTDPEIVTEFARALSRDPVARRILGEAARKYVTGFSDSSVPVLDLVTSGRARGVFDLALPFTTEGADPQPALLAGRYDGRLVILNSEAEDSATLADRGVVPDRYRVYAVAGSPHVPDHLDISSFATRTTPAGWEPALRAHFLQADRWVRHGDAPPASYHLKTAGGVIARDATGNALAVDAHGRPVPRPPYVELGEARYVTGFVGSYDMVRSIGELGFTGHAGYLAAFRGKLLAQLAAGHITREEAAAMRARAALCPPLTYTQTYRDHYADFVAMRPCASA